The following nucleotide sequence is from Bremerella alba.
GACAGATAACGCAAGTTAGCTACGAAGAAGAAGGAGTGCAGCGGGGTCAGTCGCCTGAGCCTGAGGCTGCCTCCGGCAACTCGTGGTGGGACCCAAGCGGTGTCGGTGCGAAAACACTAGAGGTCACCGGCAACACGTCCGAAAACCGGGCACTTGCCAAGCGGCTATTTGCCGAGGCCGAGGGCCTCTACGAGCAAGGAATGGCCGCCGAAGGGAACGAGCGAAACCGCAAGCTGAATCAAGCGGCCGGAATCTTTAAACGGGCCGGCGTCTATCACCAGGATTCAACCCTTGAGGAAGACGCGTTGATGTACTCTGGCGAGTGCTACTTTTTTCTCGACAACTATCCCGATGCGACTAAGCAGTACGACCAACTAGTCAAAAAGTATCCTAACTCGAAACACCTCGATGCCGTTGGGGCGAGACGCTTTAAGTTGGCCCGATATTGGCTCGATCGCCATACCAAAGAGCGTACCTGGTCTCTCCAGCCCAACCTGACGGATGAGCAGTTGCCGCTGTTCGATCGCTTTGGTAATGCCATCAAACTGTTCGATTTGATTCGATTGGACGATCCAACCGGCGATTTGGCCGATGACGCGACCCTGGCTGCGGCGAATGCCCACTTCCGGGAAGCCAATTTTGAATCGGCCGATCGATTCTACACCGATCTACGCGAAAACTTTCCGACTAGCGAACACCAGTTCACCGCCCACTACCTGGGCGTAGTGACCAAATTGAAGGTCTATCAAGGCGCCGAATACGACGGCAAGCCATTGGAAGACGCCGAGAAGCTTTTGGTCCGCATCAAGCGTCAGTTCCCGGATAAGACGCAAGAGAACATGCAGGTCATTGAGAAACTGGACTTCGACATTCGTGCCGCTCAGGCTGAGCGACTATGGAACAAAGCCGCGTTCTACGATCGGCGTCGTGAATACCAAGGCGCGTATCACTATTACTCGCAAGTCATCGAAAAATTCCCGTCATCTAACATGGCCGATGCGGCGAAGGAACGTATTACCGAGATCAAGGGACGTCCTGGCACTCC
It contains:
- a CDS encoding tetratricopeptide repeat protein, coding for MMKTTTIVTLGILSTASAIGCTNFGQRDPVPPSTAFSPSGGQITQVSYEEEGVQRGQSPEPEAASGNSWWDPSGVGAKTLEVTGNTSENRALAKRLFAEAEGLYEQGMAAEGNERNRKLNQAAGIFKRAGVYHQDSTLEEDALMYSGECYFFLDNYPDATKQYDQLVKKYPNSKHLDAVGARRFKLARYWLDRHTKERTWSLQPNLTDEQLPLFDRFGNAIKLFDLIRLDDPTGDLADDATLAAANAHFREANFESADRFYTDLRENFPTSEHQFTAHYLGVVTKLKVYQGAEYDGKPLEDAEKLLVRIKRQFPDKTQENMQVIEKLDFDIRAAQAERLWNKAAFYDRRREYQGAYHYYSQVIEKFPSSNMADAAKERITEIKGRPGTPTPPAEFLYGWMDRKTNLPEPSQTPVENIATRADDETETR